One genomic segment of Christensenellaceae bacterium 44-20 includes these proteins:
- a CDS encoding manganese efflux pump MntP family protein has translation MSFLELFLIAVGLAMDAFAVSICKGLSMPRLNWKHAVIVGLYFGLFQAGMPVLGYFLGSSFAGQIEALDHWIAFLLLAVIGGNMILESRKQEAQPNASVAFRVMLPLAIATSIDALAVGVTFGILHAELVLSVSLIGIVTFLLSLAGVKLGNCFGARYKSRAELVGGLILVLLGLKILLEHMGVLAF, from the coding sequence ATGTCTTTCTTAGAGCTTTTTCTCATTGCCGTGGGCCTTGCGATGGACGCCTTTGCCGTCTCCATCTGCAAAGGGCTCTCCATGCCCCGGCTGAATTGGAAACATGCCGTCATCGTTGGGCTGTACTTTGGGCTGTTCCAGGCCGGAATGCCCGTTTTGGGCTATTTTCTCGGCTCCAGCTTTGCCGGGCAAATCGAGGCGCTCGATCACTGGATCGCCTTTTTGCTCCTGGCCGTCATCGGCGGGAACATGATTTTGGAATCCCGCAAGCAGGAGGCCCAGCCCAACGCCAGCGTGGCCTTTCGGGTGATGCTCCCGCTAGCCATCGCCACCAGCATCGATGCCCTGGCTGTGGGCGTAACCTTTGGCATTTTGCATGCCGAGCTCGTGCTCTCTGTCTCGCTGATCGGCATCGTTACGTTCCTGCTCTCGCTTGCCGGGGTCAAGCTGGGCAACTGCTTCGGCGCCAGGTATAAATCCCGGGCAGAGCTGGTCGGCGGGCTGATTTTGGTGCTGCTGGGGCTAAAAATTCTATTAGAGCATATGGGCGTTCTTGCCTTCTAA
- a CDS encoding heavy metal translocating P-type ATPase, translating into MSKKQKKSLLRILLGAALLALCLALPLEGIWRLGAFLAAYLVSGGDVLWRAVRNIFRGQVFDENFLMCIATVGAFCTQEYMEGVLVMLLYQVGELFQSYAVGKSRGAISALMDIRPDYANLLEEGETRQVDPEEVEIGQEILVRAGEKIPLDGIVLEGSAAIDTSALTGESAPREAEAGSELLSGCINLNGTLRLRVTKEFGESTVSKILDMVENASEKKAKAEDFITRFAKYYTPSVVCAALALAVIPPLFLGDWSAWVSRAMSFLVISCPCALVISVPLSYFGGIGGASKAGILVKGSNYLEALSKVETVVFDKTGTLTKGNFALAEQAPAEGVAAQELLECAALAESYSTHPIAQSIRAAYGRELDLSRVQDVREISGKGVLAQVDGAQIAAGNAKLMEEYCQSGYAPSEAVGSVVYLARDGKYLGHLTIRDEIKEDAAQTIAELKAAGVRQTVMLTGDAKAVAEDVAGKLGIDAVYAELLPLDKVQKVEQLLEQKSGKGKLVFVGDGINDAPVLTRADIGIAMGALGSDAAIEAADIVLMTDAPSKIPQAIRISRRTHRIVMQNIVFALGVKGVALVLGAFGLIHMLAAVFADVGVSVIAIINAMRAMKAKE; encoded by the coding sequence ATGAGCAAAAAACAGAAAAAATCGCTGCTGCGCATTCTTTTGGGCGCCGCACTGCTGGCGCTTTGCCTGGCGCTGCCCCTGGAGGGCATTTGGAGGCTGGGCGCTTTTCTGGCGGCATATCTGGTGAGCGGCGGGGATGTGCTTTGGCGGGCGGTTCGCAATATTTTCCGCGGGCAGGTTTTTGATGAGAACTTCTTGATGTGCATCGCGACGGTAGGCGCGTTCTGCACGCAGGAATATATGGAAGGCGTGCTGGTCATGCTGCTCTATCAGGTCGGGGAGCTGTTCCAGAGCTATGCTGTGGGCAAATCCCGCGGGGCTATCTCTGCGCTGATGGACATCCGCCCGGATTATGCCAATCTTTTAGAAGAAGGGGAGACGCGGCAGGTGGACCCGGAGGAAGTGGAAATCGGGCAGGAGATTCTCGTACGCGCAGGCGAGAAAATCCCGCTGGATGGCATCGTGCTGGAGGGCAGCGCAGCCATCGATACTTCCGCGCTGACGGGGGAATCCGCGCCAAGAGAGGCGGAAGCGGGCAGCGAGCTGCTCAGCGGCTGCATCAACCTGAACGGCACACTGCGCCTTCGGGTTACCAAAGAGTTTGGGGAATCGACGGTCTCCAAGATTTTGGATATGGTGGAAAACGCCAGTGAAAAGAAGGCCAAAGCTGAAGATTTTATCACGCGCTTTGCCAAATACTATACGCCCAGCGTCGTGTGCGCGGCGCTGGCGCTGGCCGTCATCCCGCCGCTGTTTCTCGGCGATTGGAGCGCTTGGGTGAGCAGGGCCATGAGCTTCCTGGTCATCTCCTGCCCCTGCGCGCTGGTCATCTCGGTTCCGCTCAGCTATTTCGGCGGCATCGGCGGCGCGTCTAAGGCCGGGATTCTCGTCAAGGGAAGCAACTATCTGGAAGCGCTTTCAAAAGTGGAGACTGTGGTCTTTGATAAAACGGGCACGCTGACAAAGGGCAACTTTGCGCTTGCCGAGCAGGCGCCGGCAGAGGGAGTGGCGGCGCAGGAACTGCTGGAATGCGCGGCACTGGCCGAGAGCTATTCCACGCACCCCATCGCCCAGAGCATTCGGGCGGCCTATGGCAGGGAACTGGATTTAAGCCGCGTGCAGGATGTGAGAGAAATTTCGGGCAAGGGCGTGCTGGCACAGGTGGACGGTGCGCAGATCGCGGCGGGCAATGCAAAACTGATGGAGGAATACTGCCAGAGCGGTTATGCTCCGTCGGAGGCGGTGGGCAGTGTGGTCTATCTGGCAAGAGACGGCAAATACCTGGGGCACCTGACCATTCGCGACGAGATCAAGGAGGATGCCGCGCAGACCATTGCCGAGCTCAAGGCGGCAGGTGTCAGGCAGACGGTGATGCTCACCGGGGATGCCAAAGCTGTGGCCGAGGATGTTGCGGGCAAACTCGGCATCGATGCTGTGTATGCCGAACTGCTCCCGCTGGATAAGGTGCAGAAAGTCGAGCAGCTGCTGGAGCAGAAAAGCGGCAAGGGAAAGCTGGTGTTCGTGGGCGACGGCATCAACGACGCGCCTGTGCTGACCCGGGCGGATATCGGCATTGCCATGGGCGCTCTGGGCAGCGACGCGGCCATCGAGGCGGCGGATATCGTGCTCATGACGGATGCGCCCTCCAAAATTCCGCAGGCCATTCGCATCAGCCGCAGAACGCACCGCATCGTCATGCAGAATATCGTCTTTGCGCTGGGCGTCAAGGGCGTTGCGCTGGTGCTGGGGGCGTTCGGCCTCATCCATATGCTGGCCGCGGTTTTCGCGGATGTGGGCGTGTCTGTTATCGCGATCATCAACGCCATGCGGGCCATGAAAGCAAAAGAATAG
- the ychF gene encoding redox-regulated ATPase YchF, producing MKLGVVGMPNVGKSTLFNAITQAGAASENYPFCTIEPNVGMVSVPDARLDYLAEIHHPKKFTPATIEFVDIAGLVKGASKGEGLGNKFLSHIREVDAIVHVVRCFEDENITHVDGKVDPVRDMETISFELIFADMESVEKRLTRAEKMQKSGDKKYVQEAAALKKLYAALEAGKPARTVQLEEGEQALLRDLFLLTDKPIIYVANISEEELGTPVSDLPLVMRLKERLAQEDAQLLVISAKVEEELSMLEPEEKQLFMQELGIAQSGLDQLVQESYSLLGLISFLTAGEDEVRAWTITRGTKAPQAAGKIHTDFERGFIKAEVIAFDALRELGGDMLSAKEKGLVRQEGKEYVMQDGDVVLFKFNV from the coding sequence ATGAAACTCGGCGTCGTCGGTATGCCTAACGTAGGCAAGAGCACGCTATTTAATGCCATCACCCAGGCTGGCGCGGCCAGCGAGAACTACCCCTTCTGCACCATCGAGCCCAACGTCGGCATGGTGAGCGTGCCGGATGCGCGGCTGGATTACCTGGCAGAAATTCACCATCCCAAAAAGTTCACTCCGGCCACCATCGAATTTGTGGATATTGCGGGCCTGGTCAAAGGGGCCAGCAAAGGCGAAGGGCTGGGCAACAAGTTCCTCTCGCATATCCGGGAGGTGGACGCGATTGTGCATGTCGTCCGCTGTTTTGAGGACGAGAATATCACGCATGTGGACGGCAAGGTCGACCCTGTGCGGGATATGGAGACCATCAGCTTCGAGCTGATTTTCGCCGATATGGAGAGCGTCGAAAAGCGCCTGACCCGCGCGGAAAAGATGCAGAAAAGCGGCGATAAGAAATATGTGCAGGAAGCGGCGGCCTTAAAGAAGCTCTATGCGGCGCTGGAAGCGGGCAAACCCGCGCGCACCGTGCAGCTGGAGGAAGGCGAGCAGGCGCTTTTGCGGGATCTTTTCCTGCTGACGGATAAACCCATCATTTATGTCGCCAATATTTCCGAGGAGGAGCTGGGCACCCCGGTTTCGGATCTGCCTTTGGTCATGCGGCTCAAAGAGCGGCTTGCGCAGGAAGATGCGCAGCTTCTGGTCATCAGCGCTAAAGTGGAGGAAGAGCTCTCCATGCTGGAGCCGGAGGAGAAACAGCTCTTCATGCAGGAACTGGGCATCGCGCAGTCTGGCCTGGATCAGCTGGTGCAGGAGAGCTATAGCCTGCTGGGGCTCATCAGCTTTCTCACTGCCGGGGAAGACGAGGTCCGCGCCTGGACCATCACCCGCGGCACAAAAGCGCCCCAGGCCGCCGGCAAAATCCATACCGATTTTGAGCGCGGTTTCATCAAGGCAGAGGTCATCGCGTTCGATGCGCTAAGAGAGCTGGGCGGTGATATGCTTTCGGCCAAGGAGAAGGGCCTTGTGCGCCAGGAGGGCAAAGAATACGTCATGCAGGACGGCGATGTTGTGCTCTTTAAATTCAACGTGTAA
- a CDS encoding GNAT family N-acetyltransferase has protein sequence MIEIKKVTQDKKQYLDLLLLADEQEDMIDRYLERGEMFALLDGGQVRSIAVVTEEDAQTCELKNLATREEDQGKGYGRAMVQHLFGFYKGRYQKMLVGTGDSPLTVPFYEKCGFLYSHRLKNFFTDHYDHPIFEAGKQLVDMVYFQKEL, from the coding sequence ATAATCGAAATCAAAAAAGTAACGCAAGACAAGAAACAGTATCTGGATTTGCTCCTATTGGCCGACGAGCAGGAGGATATGATCGACCGCTATTTGGAGCGGGGCGAGATGTTTGCTCTGCTGGACGGCGGGCAGGTGCGCAGCATTGCCGTCGTAACCGAGGAGGATGCGCAGACCTGCGAGCTGAAAAACCTGGCCACCCGGGAAGAAGACCAGGGCAAGGGATACGGCCGCGCCATGGTACAGCATCTATTTGGCTTCTACAAAGGCCGCTATCAGAAGATGCTGGTCGGCACGGGAGACAGCCCGCTGACCGTCCCCTTCTACGAGAAATGCGGGTTTCTCTATTCACATCGGCTAAAAAATTTCTTCACGGATCACTACGACCACCCGATTTTCGAAGCGGGAAAACAGCTGGTGGATATGGTCTATTTCCAAAAGGAGCTATAA
- a CDS encoding C1 family peptidase: MITPQQLIKFEQQFDANPANAVAMNAAVQNGIVKSAISYEAFRRERHEFSINIKQGEITNQKASGRCWMFAALNVMRFEVMQKLNLETFEFSQSYPLFFDKLEKSNYFLENILDTLDEPTAGRLVSFLLTDPMGDGGQWDMFCGLVEKYGIVPKDAMPESVSSSATREMDYYLTLKLREFACTLRTAHEQGEALEQLRGRKEQMLAEIYQILCISLGKPPKDFCFETRDKDGNFIRDARITPQEFFAKYVGWSLDDYVSLINAPTADKPFGKTYSVKYLGSVKEGRAVRYLNLPIEQLKAAAIAQMQDGAPVWFGCDVGKCSIRENGIMDLDVIRADQLFGVSFPMDKAQRLDYGHSLMTHAMVFLGVNLDEQGRPNRWRVENSWGKEPGKDGYYVMSDDWFTEYTYQVVVHKKYLSDEALEQLKAEPILLEPWDPMGSLAHCKA; encoded by the coding sequence ATGATTACACCACAGCAGCTCATCAAATTTGAACAGCAGTTTGACGCGAACCCGGCAAATGCCGTGGCCATGAATGCGGCCGTGCAGAACGGGATCGTCAAATCCGCCATCTCCTATGAGGCGTTTCGCCGGGAGCGGCACGAGTTTTCCATCAATATCAAGCAGGGAGAGATCACCAACCAGAAGGCCAGCGGGCGGTGCTGGATGTTTGCGGCGCTCAATGTCATGCGCTTCGAGGTGATGCAAAAGCTCAATTTGGAGACCTTTGAATTCTCCCAGAGCTACCCGCTCTTTTTCGATAAGCTGGAAAAATCCAACTATTTTCTGGAAAACATCCTGGATACGCTGGATGAGCCTACAGCCGGCCGGCTGGTCTCCTTTTTGCTGACCGACCCCATGGGAGACGGCGGGCAGTGGGATATGTTCTGCGGGCTGGTGGAGAAATACGGCATCGTCCCCAAAGACGCCATGCCTGAATCCGTCTCGTCTTCCGCGACCCGGGAGATGGATTATTATCTCACGCTCAAACTGCGGGAATTTGCCTGTACGCTGCGTACGGCGCATGAACAGGGCGAGGCACTGGAGCAGCTGCGGGGCAGGAAGGAGCAGATGCTGGCCGAGATCTATCAAATCCTCTGCATCAGCCTGGGCAAGCCGCCTAAGGATTTCTGCTTTGAAACCAGAGATAAGGACGGCAATTTCATCCGGGATGCCAGGATCACGCCCCAGGAATTTTTCGCCAAATATGTCGGCTGGAGCTTGGATGACTACGTCAGCCTGATCAACGCGCCCACGGCCGATAAGCCCTTTGGGAAGACGTACAGCGTGAAATACCTTGGAAGCGTCAAAGAGGGCAGGGCGGTGCGGTATCTGAACCTGCCCATCGAGCAGCTCAAGGCTGCGGCCATCGCACAGATGCAGGACGGAGCGCCGGTGTGGTTTGGCTGCGACGTCGGCAAATGCTCGATCCGCGAAAACGGCATCATGGATTTGGATGTCATCCGGGCGGATCAGCTCTTTGGCGTCTCCTTTCCGATGGATAAGGCGCAGCGCCTGGATTACGGACACAGCCTGATGACGCACGCCATGGTGTTCCTGGGCGTCAACCTGGATGAGCAGGGCAGGCCCAACCGCTGGCGCGTGGAAAACAGCTGGGGCAAGGAGCCGGGAAAAGACGGCTACTATGTCATGAGCGACGACTGGTTTACCGAATACACCTATCAGGTGGTCGTGCATAAAAAATATCTCTCAGACGAGGCGCTGGAGCAGCTGAAGGCCGAGCCGATTCTGCTGGAGCCATGGGATCCTATGGGTTCTCTGGCGCACTGCAAGGCATAA
- a CDS encoding undecaprenyl-diphosphate phosphatase, with the protein MNILQGIILGILQGLTEFLPVSSSGHLVLFQNIMGIDSSNMLFFNVMVHVGTLIAIFAVFWKDIVGLLRHPVQKLMGLLIVATIPAVIAELLIGDFIESTFGGQYLGVGFLLTAVLLTLSEMLSAQKRHRKKEISYANAAGIGCMQAVAVFPGISRSGSTLAGSLFMGLDRGLAAKFSFLMSIPVILGSTVLEGYKLATDGAGTVYLWPTIFGMIAAGLSGYFAVRFMLSLIRKRKMYGFALYVLVLGILVLLDQAWWHLVF; encoded by the coding sequence ATGAATATTTTGCAGGGAATCATTCTGGGGATTTTGCAGGGGCTGACGGAGTTTTTGCCTGTCTCCAGCAGCGGGCATCTGGTGCTGTTCCAGAATATCATGGGAATCGACAGCAGCAATATGCTGTTTTTTAACGTCATGGTGCATGTGGGCACGCTGATTGCCATCTTCGCCGTATTCTGGAAGGATATCGTCGGCCTGCTGCGCCACCCGGTGCAAAAGCTGATGGGGCTGCTGATTGTAGCGACGATCCCGGCAGTCATCGCAGAGCTGCTCATCGGAGATTTTATCGAAAGCACGTTTGGCGGGCAGTATCTGGGCGTGGGCTTTTTGCTGACGGCCGTGCTGCTGACGCTCTCCGAAATGCTCAGCGCGCAAAAGCGCCATAGAAAAAAGGAAATCAGCTATGCCAATGCGGCGGGCATCGGGTGTATGCAGGCCGTGGCTGTGTTCCCGGGCATTTCGCGCAGCGGCTCGACGCTGGCGGGCAGCCTTTTTATGGGGCTGGACCGCGGCCTTGCGGCCAAGTTTTCCTTCCTGATGTCCATCCCGGTTATTTTGGGGTCGACTGTTCTGGAGGGCTATAAGCTGGCAACAGACGGCGCGGGCACGGTTTATCTCTGGCCCACCATTTTCGGCATGATCGCCGCCGGCCTTTCGGGCTATTTCGCCGTGCGCTTTATGCTAAGTCTCATCCGCAAGCGCAAGATGTATGGCTTCGCGCTGTATGTGCTGGTTTTGGGCATTCTGGTTCTTTTGGATCAGGCATGGTGGCACCTGGTTTTCTAA
- a CDS encoding CPBP family intramembrane glutamic endopeptidase, whose product MAQEKRSVWLIIAMVCSGCLIMAIVDAVIVPSYTVKSLIKLALFLAFPLAYSLTRHRAPLRSLFRVQSRRNLTEPLFLGLAVYGVIIGGFLLGRQLIDWSAVSSSLQNSQENIFLMGAYISLVNSLLEEFFFRGFAFLMLKEIAGPKLAYLFSAGIFSLYHIAIMHSWFSPLVFALMLVSLFFAGLLFNWLNERYQNLYASWMVHMFANLAINTVGLLLIIDKL is encoded by the coding sequence ATGGCGCAGGAAAAACGCAGTGTTTGGCTGATCATAGCAATGGTATGTTCCGGTTGCCTGATTATGGCGATCGTGGATGCAGTTATCGTCCCTTCCTATACGGTGAAATCCCTCATCAAGCTGGCGCTCTTTCTGGCGTTTCCGCTGGCCTATTCCCTCACGCGGCACCGCGCGCCGCTGCGCAGTCTGTTTCGCGTGCAGAGCCGGCGCAACCTGACCGAGCCGCTCTTTCTTGGCCTGGCGGTTTACGGGGTGATCATCGGCGGTTTTCTTTTGGGAAGGCAGCTCATCGATTGGTCGGCCGTCTCCTCTTCCCTGCAAAACAGCCAGGAAAACATTTTTCTCATGGGCGCATATATCTCGCTCGTCAATTCGCTCCTGGAAGAGTTTTTCTTCCGCGGCTTTGCCTTTCTCATGCTCAAAGAGATCGCCGGCCCTAAGCTGGCTTATCTGTTCAGCGCCGGAATTTTCAGCCTCTATCATATCGCCATCATGCATAGCTGGTTTTCCCCGCTGGTTTTCGCCCTGATGCTGGTCAGCCTGTTTTTTGCAGGCCTGCTGTTTAACTGGCTCAACGAGCGCTATCAAAATCTCTATGCCTCCTGGATGGTGCATATGTTCGCCAACCTGGCCATCAACACGGTTGGCCTGCTGCTCATCATCGATAAGCTTTAG